In Candidatus Eisenbacteria bacterium, the following are encoded in one genomic region:
- a CDS encoding thioredoxin family protein, which yields MPPAEARGATRHLPRWLLLAALVLLAARVVTGIQESRRPVEAVELVQWQTAESGLARSRSTGLPVLYDFSAEWCGPCRLMQREVFADRQSAETINALFVPVRLVDTQRETGRNAPDVAMLQERYGVEAFPTLVIASADSSRPTVIVGYPGKAKLMEQLTAAGVKARLERGPLR from the coding sequence ATGCCTCCGGCTGAAGCCCGCGGAGCCACGCGCCATCTGCCGCGCTGGCTGCTGCTCGCCGCCTTGGTGCTGCTGGCCGCTCGCGTCGTGACCGGGATCCAGGAGAGCCGGCGTCCGGTGGAGGCCGTCGAGCTCGTCCAGTGGCAGACGGCCGAAAGTGGCCTGGCCCGATCGCGCAGCACCGGTCTGCCCGTGCTCTACGACTTCTCGGCCGAATGGTGCGGCCCCTGTCGCCTGATGCAGCGCGAGGTGTTCGCCGACCGGCAATCGGCGGAGACGATCAACGCGCTCTTCGTGCCGGTGCGACTGGTCGACACGCAGCGGGAAACCGGCCGCAATGCGCCGGACGTCGCCATGCTCCAGGAGCGCTATGGGGTGGAGGCGTTTCCGACGCTGGTGATCGCCTCGGCGGACAGCAGCCGGCCGACCGTCATCGTCGGCTACCCGGGCAAGGCCAAGCTGATGGAGCAGCTCACCGCGGCGGGCGTGAAGGCCCGGCTGGAGCGTGGTCCCCTGCGCTAG
- a CDS encoding N-acetylmuramoyl-L-alanine amidase-like domain-containing protein, whose protein sequence is MSVVIAAALLSSLALPFPAAAASLPPRLAGALELHDPLALADTTLPRLAALDSAQRASLGRALADWPVDWRVAAFAFLQVGTPYQLGPLGEGQPPDADPVLTFETTDCAVLNLVSAALAHALESGGEHRAMARAGYRGGRITYADRFHFTTDRLDASPYYRDITRRVAGASCLSRQVVLNRRADGGRWIDIAWSRPRTVRFVPRDSSARFARWHAEGRLPDATGVAFVKRETLADGLDVVHESLLWKGRTLLHASSTTGRVVTIPWADYLAGPGRGFDGFVLFEYR, encoded by the coding sequence GTGAGCGTCGTCATCGCGGCAGCGCTGCTCTCCTCGCTTGCTCTCCCCTTTCCGGCGGCCGCCGCCAGTCTGCCGCCGCGGCTCGCCGGAGCCCTGGAGCTGCACGATCCCCTGGCGCTCGCCGACACCACGCTGCCACGGCTGGCTGCGCTCGATTCGGCGCAGCGCGCGAGCCTCGGACGCGCGCTCGCGGACTGGCCCGTGGATTGGCGTGTCGCGGCCTTCGCGTTCCTGCAGGTCGGCACGCCGTACCAATTGGGACCGCTCGGGGAGGGGCAGCCGCCCGACGCCGACCCGGTGCTCACGTTCGAGACCACCGATTGCGCCGTGCTCAACCTGGTCTCGGCGGCGCTCGCGCACGCGCTCGAGTCCGGCGGAGAGCATCGCGCGATGGCGCGCGCCGGCTACCGCGGCGGACGGATCACCTATGCCGACCGCTTCCACTTCACCACCGACCGCCTCGATGCTTCGCCCTATTACCGCGACATCACGCGCCGGGTCGCGGGCGCCTCCTGCTTGAGCCGGCAGGTCGTCCTCAACCGGCGGGCCGATGGCGGACGCTGGATCGACATCGCCTGGTCGCGGCCGCGAACGGTGCGGTTCGTTCCGCGAGACTCGAGCGCGCGATTCGCGCGCTGGCACGCCGAAGGCCGGCTGCCCGACGCGACGGGTGTGGCGTTCGTGAAGCGCGAAACCCTGGCGGACGGGCTCGACGTGGTCCACGAGTCGCTGCTGTGGAAGGGGCGCACGCTGCTCCACGCCTCGAGCACGACCGGCCGCGTGGTGACGATCCCGTGGGCCGACTACCTGGCCGGGCCGGGCCGGGGTTTCGATGGATTCGTGCTCTTCGAGTACCGCTAG